CAAGTGCAGTTAAATACGAACGGTATACAGACGGTTGAACAGCGAAGATAGCTGAGATTCCCGCAAATACCGGACTCGGTAAGTTAAGTAAAATACAAGCAAATAAAGCTAAAGTGATGGCAATACCCGTTTTTAAAATGCGAGCACCAAGTTTCATACCCTAAATAAGATCCTTTCTCTTGTCATAATGAATGTACAACATGATACTATACATTCATTACAATATGTTAGCAAGTGATATTTTAGTGACGTTAATAAGAAATTAAGATTCATTTTATACTTTTTCCTAATTCTTTTGAAACATCAATTTTTAGTAAAAAAACCTGCTGAATTCCAGCAGGTTTCAAATTGTTACTATAGATTACTATGAGAAGTGTACTTCGTCAATTTTTTTCTTGAAGGTGAAAAATAGGTATATCACTCTGTTGAGATAGATGGATCAGCCTGCTCTTTCTTCGGGATGATTTCAAAAAACTGTTGCTGCATATCATCGAGTAACGGTGTTAACAAAGCAACTTCTTCATATTGTTCATGTTCATTTAATACACGGATATAATCTAGTAATAACTCGTTTACATCTCGCACACCATTTTTACTAATTGGTTGCAATGTAACATTTGCTCCTTTTGCGATTCTTCTTTTTAAGGCCTGTTCTGTTAAACCTAAGCTTGAATCATGACGTAAATAAACAACGCCGCCAGTCATACCAGCACAGATCCATGGACCAGGATCCCCTAAAACAAGCGCTCGCCCATTTGTCATATATTCAAAAGCAAAACCTTTAATATTAGAGTATGCTCCTATATTCCCTTGCTCTTTTTCACGGAGTGGCTTTGTCATGCGCCCTCCAATTATCATGTCTGCTCCAGAGAGACGAATGCCAGCGCGAGCATCAGCGTTACCTTGAACGTATAACGCTCCTTTTTGTGCACCGTATCCAAAACCTTTTCCGACAGAACCGTTATAATATAGGCCATCTTTTCCTTTTGCTTTTGTTATATAAATACCACCACCAAAGGAGGTTTTACCAATACCATCTTGTGCACCGCCATTTACATGTATAAATAAATTTTCACTATTGTAAGCACCTAATCCATTTCCAGGAATCGAGCCATTCGTATACTTTAATGTCAGTGGTTCAAGTTTTGTATCTTCATATAATTTACTACGCACGCGATAGCAAGATTCTAGACCGCCCATAACGCGTTGCTCTACACCAACGCCTACTAATTCTTTTGAATGAGGGGAATGAATGGGTTCAAATTGTTTTTCTAGTACGTGTTCTGTTTTTATAACAGATGGATGTTCTATCGTTTGTAGTAAATTACATAAGTTTAATAAATTTTTGCCTCGAACTTGTTCTAATAAATCAGACCGCCCGACAATTTCTTGTAAGTTTGTATAGCCAAGATTTCCTGTTAATCGTTTTAGTTCTTCACCAAAAGTAGTGAATAAATGTAATAATCCAGCCACGGCACTTTCTAGTTCGCGTGGGACGAAGCGGCGTAATCCGTGTTCTTTTGCCTGAGCTTCAGATTCAATTTGTGTTGCAATTCCAACGTGACAAGTATCTAGATGACATCCGCGGCAAGTTGTACAGCCGATTGCAATCATGGATAATGTACCAAATCCAATGCGATTTGCTCCGAGGAGCATGATTTTCAAGGCATCATTAACACTTCGAATACCACCATCAGCCCAAATTTCTACGTTATGTCTCATATTTGCTTCTAATAAAGCATTGTGAGCGGCTTTCACACCAATTTCTACAGGAAGGCCTACATGTTGCAATGCGTGAATACGTGCAGCCCCTGTACCACCATCAAATCCGCTAATATTAATAAAATCAGCACCAGCTTTTGCGATGCCAACAGCAATTGTTCCAATATTAGGGACAACAGGAACCTTTACAGCTACTTTCGCAAGTTGATTAGCCGTTTTAATTTCTGTAATCATTTGAGCTAAATCTTCAATGGAATAAATATCATGGTTGTTAGAAGGTGAAATTAAATCTGAGCCAATTGTTGCATTGCGTGCTTCAGCGATTTTGGCTGTTACTTTTGAACCTGGCAAATGTCCACCTTCACCAGGCTTTGCGCCTTGCCCAATTTTTATTTCAATTAAGTTTGATGAATTTAGTAGTTCGGCGTTTACGCCAAATCGCCCAGATGCAACTTGTTGTCCACGTGTATGTGGATATTTTCCAATCATATCTTTAATTTCGCCGCCTTCACCGTTCAAGCTAATCATATTTAGCTGGTCGGCCGCTTCTGCATATGCACGAAAGGCAATTTCATTTTGAGAGCCAAATGACATGGAACTAATAATAAATGGTAAATCATGATTTTGAATACTGATAGATACCTCTTCAGTTGGAATGACATGTTTTGTTTCTTTCGTTTGAATAAGGTGTCTAATCGCAATTGGATTATTTTCTTCTAATTCACTTAACTTGTCACGGTAATCATCATAAGAGTTTCCTTTTGCGACATCACCGATTGCTTTCCAAATTCGCGGGAATATATGAAAAGATTTTCGTATTCTAACTTTCGGATCGTTATAATCATCCGCTCGCATTTGTGCATCTTCAGCAAGTGATTCAAGAGAAAAGGCTAAATCATTTGAACCTAAGAAATTTGTAATTTGCAATATATTTGCGATTTCCTCATGTAATCCAATAGAAGAATAGAGGCGACCGTAACCACGCAATTCATGAATTCCAATTGTTGAAATGACTTTCTCCAGTCCTTTATTAAGTGCATTGTATAAATTCGTAATTGGTGTTTTTGTCCCATCATTTACGGTTGCAAATAATAAATAGGGATTAATACTATCTGCTCCTAATCCATGCAGTGTGACGATATCGTGTAAGGAGCGAAGGGCACCCGAGCGTATAACGAGAGAGCAGTTTCGACGTAATTTATTTTCGCTTAATACTTGATGTACTTTAGCAGTAACTAAATGTGGATCAATCCATAACCGTTCATTTAGATGAGCATCGGCATCGTCTATTAATAGTAGGGAAGCTCCATCGTTCACGGCTGTTATCGCTTCAGAACTAATTCGACTTAAGGCGCATTGTAAAGTTTCTGCCTGACTGAATGTAGCAGAAATGGTAGCGATAGAGCTATGAGTGTTGAATAGTTCTATAAGTTGTTCATACGTAATTGTGTGTAATTCCTGTGCAATAGATTGTGCCACGCTTCCTTCTAAAATAATGGGGGAAAGCATCTCAACTACAAATGGTTTTTTCGCATCGCTTAATAAACTTGGTCGCTCTCCAAGTATCGTTCGTGTGGAGAAGTGTTCGACCTCTCGATCGCGATCGATTGCTGGGTTTGTAACAACAGCTACACTTTCCTTAATGAAGTCAGCGATATTTCGTCTATCAGTATCGAGTGCGGCAAGTGGTGAGTCATGCCCAAGTGAGCGGATTGGCTCAACGCCTTTTGTTGCCATCTGTTCAAGAAGCTGAATATGTTCTCGGTCCCATCCGAAAGCAACATATTGTTTCGTTTCAACTTGCATAGAATCACATGCATCTGGAATTTCTTTCGTTTTAGGGATAGATAAATGTAAATGATAATTGGTAACATCCACTTTCTTTTTAAAACGGTTATATACTTGAGTTTGGTAGTCGTCATGTTCGTAGAGTACAAGTTCATCTTGTTCATTCCACTTTAGGCCGACTTTTTCTCCTGGAGCGAGTGGTTTTGGTTCTGCTACATATTCAGTTGGTGATACAACTCCAGGTTCAGAAGAGAAAATATAAGAGCTTTCTATTTCAACCTTCCATACTGGTCGAAGTCCAAGGGAATCCACGCTGAAAACAGCTTCATCTTTATAACGTGAAATAATGCCAGCTGGACCTTGCGCAAAATGGCCCCATGCTTCACGTATATACGTATATAAATCTTGTAAATGTGTTTCATAAAGTTTAATTTCATTAATAATTGGTGGGAATAGTATATCCATTGCTTCAAATAAACTGTAGCCGTATTGAACAAGTAGAGTTTCTAAGGTGCGGTTTAAATCTTGGGAGTCACTGCCCCCAGCAGTAAGGGGAACGTGAATCATTTCAGCTTGATCGCGTAATTTTGCAATTGTGTTAATTTCACCATTATGTCCGAGAATACTAAATGGTTGTACACGAAAAAAATTAGATAATGTATTAGTAGAATAGCGATTGTGTCCTAGTGTCATAGTTGAAGCGATAAGTGGGTGTTGTAAATCATTGTAATAGGCAACAAGTGTATCCCCAGCACCGAGAACTTTATATACAACGTGATCACGACTTAAGGAAGCAACATGAATCGCTTCGTTTTCCTCTATTTTTATCGTTACTGAAAATAAGGTTTGCTCAATATTTACAACTTCATTTTCTGCGATAAGGGCAACTTGCCAAAATAAAGGTTCTTCTTGTTTACCAAGTGGACCGAGTGCATCGGAGTTTATTACATTGTCACTTTCGAAAAGAATTGCAAAGTTTTCGTTGTTTAGTTGTGTACGAATATGATTTTTTAAATCAACTATATTCTCGTTTTTGTTTAGAAAAAAATGTCCAACGATAAAGTGGGGATGATCCACGATCGTTGGATTATATCCGCTACTTTTTAATTTTTCATTCCAAAGAGCTTTTGGTACATCAATGTGAATGCCGATTCCATCACCTTCGCCATTAATGAAGCCAGCTCTATGATTCATTTTGACGAGCGATTGTATGCAGAGGTCAATGTTTTCTTTTGTAGGAATTTTTCGTTTCTCCATAACGGAAACGATTCCACACGCATCATGTTCTGCATTTTTATAATCTCGAAATAAAGACGGTGTCCATGTATTTGTTTTATTGAGCATCCGTCAATCCCCCCTCTTGTAAAAGTTAGAATAATCTTACTATTTAAGGTGTAGATCACCTTGTACACAGAGATAGTAGTGATGTAAAAGAATATAAAACAGATAATTATGAATAATTATACTATTAATACGGGATTTATGAAATAGAAAAAAGGAAAAAAGAAAGATGTGCTTTCTTTTTTTCCTTTTAATGATGAGATTATTTATTGTCTGCTAAAGCAGCAAATGCTCTGCCTACAGCTTCAATTGTATATTCAATATCTTCTTTTGTATGCTCTGTTGTTAAGAACCATGCCTCGTATTTAGAAGGTGCTAAGTTAACGCCTTCTTGAAGCATTAGCTTGAAGAATTTGCCGAACATTTCCCCATCTGTATCTTGTGCTGCATCGTAATCTTCAATTGTATTTGTTGTGAAGTATACAGTTAAAGCACCTTTTAGACGGTTTAATGTAATATCGATATTATGTTTTGCAGCTTGCTCTAAAATTCCTTTTTCAAGCATTGCACCAAGCTCATCTAATTTCTCATAAAGCCCTTCTTGTTGAAGAACTTCTAGACAAGCAATACCAGATGCCATAGAAGCAGGATTTCCTGCCATTGTACCAGCTTGATATGCAGGTCCGAGCGGGGCAACTTGTTCCATAATTTCTTTCTTACCACCGTAAGCACCGATTGGTAGTCCGCCGCCGATAACTTTACCAAGCGCTGTTAAGTCTGGTGTTACGCCAAGTAAGTCTTGAGCGCCACCGTACATGAAGCGGAAAGCGGTAATAACTTCATCATAAATTACTAATGCACCAGCTTCATGAACAAGTTCATTCACTTTCTCAAGGAAGCCAGGTTTTGGCTCTACAATACCGAAGTTTCCAACAATCGGTTCTACAAGAATAGCTGCTACCTCATGTCCCCATTTATCTAATGCTTCTTTTAAAGTTTCTACATTATTAAATGGAACAGTAATAACTTCTTGAGCGATACTTTGTGGTACACCGGCTGAGTCAGGGGTTCCTAGTGTAGAAGGGCCAGATCCAGCTGCTACAAGTACTAAATCAGAATGACCATGGTAACAACCAGCAAATTTCATAATTTTTGTGCGGCCTGTGTAAGCACGAGCGACACGAATTGTTGTCATTACTGCTTCAGTACCAGAGTTTACGAAGCGGACTTTATCTAATGCAGGCATTGCTTCTTTTAACATTTTTGCAAATTTTACTTCTAGTGCTGTTGGTGTTCCGTAAAGTACACCATTTTCAGCAGCAGTTGTAATTGCTTTTGTGATGTGTGGGTGAGCGTGTCCAGTAATAATAGGACCGTATGCTGCTAAATAATCGATATATTTATTTCCGTCTACATCCCAGAAATAAGCACCTTTTCCGCGTTCCATAGCAATAGGAGCGCCGCCGCCAACTGCTTTAAAAGAACGAGAAGGACTATTAACGCCGCCAACGATATGTTCTAAAGCTTCTTTATGTAATGCTTCTGATTTTGTGAATTTCACTACCATTCATCTCCTTACAAAAATCTATGTATTATTCTAACATGTTTTTCGAAAAGACGTATTGTTTGTGATAGAGAAGGCAGTTGGGTAAACTATTCGTTGTGACATTTAGGAAGGGGGTCCGGTTATGAAATCGGTAATTGAGGTACAAGGATTACGTAAAGAATTTACAGCCTATTCAAGTCGTCCAGGTTTAAAGGGTGCATTTCGCGATTTATTAAATCGTAATTATAAAATAGTACCAGCAGTAAATGATGTATCTTTTACTGTGAAACAAGGTGAAATGGTTGGATATATCGGTGAGAACGGTGCTGGTAAATCAACGACAATTAAAATGCTTACGGGGATTTTGACTCCGACATCAGGAGATATTTTAGTAAATGGAATGAACCCGCATAAGCAGAGGGAAGAATTTGTAAGAACTATTGGTGTTGTTTTTGGTCAACGCTCACAGCTTTGGTGGGATATTGCGGTACAAGAATCGTTTCGTTTATTAAAAAAGGTGTACGGTGTATCAGACGCTCAGTATAAAGAACATATGGAGCACGTGATTGAAACGTTAGATATTGGCCCTTTATTAGATAAGCCAGTTCGAAAGCTATCTTTAGGTCAAAGAATGCGTTGTGAATTAGCGGCAGCATTAATTCATAATCCGCCGTTATTATTTTTAGATGAACCAACAATTGGACTAGATGTACTTGTGAAATTGAAAATACGTGAGTTTTTAAAAGAAATGAATGAACGTTATAAAACAACAATTTTATTAACCACTCATGATATTACTGATATTGAGGCATTATGTGAGCGCGTTATTATGCTGGATGAAGGAAATATTATGTATGACGGTTCTTTAAATAATCTTCGTACGCAGTGGGGAGCAGAGAAAGAAATACATTTTCAGTTTGTTGCACCAGTTTCCTATCAGGCTTTATCAATGGTTATGCCAGATAGTCATGTCGTTTGGTCGAAAGCGAAAGAGGAAAACGCGTGGATTGCAAAAATACCGAATGAAGAAGTTATTATTTCAATGCTTATTTCTAAAGTAGTACAAGCATTTCAAATTAAAGATTTAAAAATTAATGAAGTGTCTACAGAGGAAATTATTCGTAACATTTATGAAGAAGGTATTAAACATGGGTAAGTACATTGAAATGATTCGAATTCGCTTTTTAATGATGCTTGCGTATCGCACAAATTATTATAGCGGGATTTTAATTTATACGATTAATATCGGTGCGTATTATTTTTTATGGCAAGCAATTTATAGCGGTAAAGAGAATATTGAAAGTTTATCTATTTCGCAAATGACTACGTATATCGCAATTGCGTGGATGGCACGTGCCTTTTATTTTAATAATATAGACAGGGAAATTGCGATGGAAATTCAAGAAGGACGTGTAGCGGTAGAACTGATACGTCCATATAACTATTTAGGAATGAAAGTGATGCAGGGTCTTGGTGAAGGAATATTTCGTTTTGCATTCTTTTCCATTCCGGGTATGGTTATCGTTACCTTATTATTTTCATTGCAAATTACAACGAATTTTCAAACGTGGTTATATTTCTTCTTATCTTTAATATTTAGTTTTATTATTAATACACAAATTAATTTAATGACGGGAATGCTCACGTTCTTCCTATTTAATAATAGTGGAATTATGTATGCAAAACGCGTTGTGATTGATTTGTTTTCTGGTCTATTATTACCGATTAGTTTTTATCCGTTATGGGCCCAAAAGGCAATGGTGTTTTTACCATTTCAGGCCATTAGTTATATTCCGAGTATGATTTTTTCAGAAGGTATACAAGGAAGTAAATTGTATGAGGCATTATTATTCCAAGTAATTTGGGCAATTGTACTTATTATTCCAATTGTACTCATGTGGAGAACGGCGAGAAAACGTCTAATTGTACAAGGGGGATGATGAGATGATATATATAAAACTATTTTTGCAATATGCAAGCCAATATATAAAAACAAAATTGGAGTATCGGGGCGATTTTATCGTTGGATTACTTTCTGATTTATCACTACAGGCTGTTAATTTAATTTTTATTCTCGTTGTGTTTGGACATACACAAGCATTAAAAGGCTGGAGTAGAGAAGAAGTCATCTTTATTTATGGTTTCTTTTTAGTGCCGTTTGCCATTTTCTCAGCTTTCTTTAACATATGGGACTTTAATGATCGTTACATCATTAAAGGAGAAATGGATCGTATATTAACGAGACCAATTCATAGCTTGTTTCAAATTATATTAGAAAGAATGGAACTGGAGTCTTTAATTGGGGCCATTACAGGAATGATTGTAATGGGGTATGCAGCTGTGGAGTTGCAACTATCTTTTTACTGGTATGATTTCTTCTTATTCTTACTAATGGTAGGAGGAGGCGCGCTTGTGTACGGAGGAATATTTGTTACGCTTGCAAGCCTTGGTTTTTGGTCGGATGCGAAAAGTTCAATTATGCCGCTAATGTATAACATAGGTAATTATGGCCGCTATCCGGTTAATATTTATAACCGTGTGATTCGCTTCATTTTAACATTTGTTTTACCATTTGCGTTTGTCGGAGTGTATCCGGCAGCGTACTTTTTAAGAAAAACAGAGTGGAATAGCTATGCATTTGCAACACCGCTCGTTGGTGTTATCTGTTTTACAATTGCAATCACTCTTTGGAACCAAGGGGTAAAAAGGTACCGTGGTGCTGGCAATTAATTATAAAAGCTCGTTTGTTTCTAAGGGATAAATCTAATGGTCACCTCATACATATAAAATGAGGTGGAGGACATGTTATGGGGATTTATTCTATTAATTGTAGCAATTGCTATTTTGAGAAGTGTCCAATTGTTATGGAGTTCCTATTCAGATTCAACGCGTTTTTTTTCGCTGTATAATTTAGCCACATTATTTTTAATTTATACAACTGTACTAATTGCGTTTGGATTAAGTTATGTTGTATTAGAAGAAATGGGTTTTGCAGTTTTGAAAGAAGAGGGAGAAAGCTTAAACGCTCACTCTTTTCAACTCGTTGAAATTTGTTTATATTTTAGCGCAGTTACTTTATTGTCTGTTGGATATGGTGATATATCTCCGATTGGAATTGGGCGGTGGATTGCAATTGGAGAAGCGCTAATTGGATATACATTACCGTTTGCTTTCGTGATGAGGTCTGTAATAGACAATGAAAAATAAGATGGCATTTGTTATAGTAAAAGAAAAGAATAGGAGTGATAACAATGGTTACAGTAGGAGAAATGGCACCGGAATTTACATTAGAGGGAAGTAACGGGGAACAAGTTCGCTTAGCTGATTTTCGTGGGAAAAATGTAGTTCTATATTTTTATCCGAAAGATATGACTCCAGGGTGTACAACTGAAGCGTGTGATTTCCGTGATTCTTATGGATTATTTCAAGAGAAGGACACGGTTATTCTTGGAGTGAGTCCGGATCCGGCAAATAGACATTTGAAATTCATTGAGAAGCATGAACTTCCATTTACACTTTTAGTAGACGAGGATCATAAAGTAGCAGAATTATACGATGTTTGGAAATTGAAAAAGAACTTTGGGAAAGAGTACATGGGAATTGAGCGCTCTACATTCCTGATTAATAAAGACGGTGAGCTTGTAAAAGAGTGGCGTAAAGTGAAAGTGAAAGGACATATTGAAGATGTTCTTTCTTATATAAACTAAATCCATTGTGGAGATAAAATATATAGAAGTAAGGCGAGTGTCTATACATATTTTATTGTCTTACATAAAGTGAAGTGTAGGGCATACCTCCTCAGATGATAGTATTCCAAGTGCGATTATGTCGCACTTTTTTCTATGTAAATGTATAGGAAATGGGGAAAGATACATAAGAATAAGGCTATATACAAAAATAAACCACATACTTATAGTAGAAATATTGACGATTTATAAGAAAAGGAGTACACTCTTTATAAGAATTATAAAATAATAATCCGTATAGAATCGGGGTGCATGACGGTGGTCAAAGAAGAATTAAAAGAAGCGCTAGAAATGCTGAAAAATACGGGTGTACGCATTACTCCACAGCGTCATGCTATTTTAGAGTACCTTGTGGAATCAATGACGCACCCAACAGCGGATGACATTTATAAAGCATTAGAAGGTAAGTTTCCAAATATGAGTGTTGCAACTGTCTATAATAACTTACGTGTATTTAAAGAGGTTGGGCTTGTAAAGGAATTAACTTACGGAGACGCTTCAAGTAGATTTGATTATGTTACAAGTCAACATTATCATGTGATTTGCGAAAAATGTGGTAAGATTGTTGATTTTCCTTATGGAGGCTTGGAAAAGCTTGAAGAGGAAGCTGCGAAAACGACAGGCTTCGTTATTAATAGTCATCGCTTAGAAATTTATGGCGTTTGTCCAGAGTGTCATAAGGCGTAATATATAATAAAGAAAGAGGCTGACGGATTTACGTCAGTCTCTTTCTTTGAATTACGTTAGGTTCAGGGGGATTTAAAATGTGAAGTGAAGAACCTAACTTAATTGAGGATAAATATAAAAGGTGATTTCTTAACCAAGAAATCACCTTTTAATGTTTAGCTCTGTAAGGCAATATTTTTTTAAGGTAATCATATGTACCTATGATTTATAGCTCTTCTTATTATATTTTTCATCAAATTCTTTTCCTTCTAGATCTCGATCCATTGTTAAAGGTTGGTTGCAATGCATACATGCGTCGACACGACCGAGCATTTTTGTAGGTTTATCGCAGCTTGGACAAATAATTTGTACCGTTTTAGTAGATAACATACCAATCCAAAAGTAAACGACTGTACTAGCGATAACAGCTAAAAAGCCAACCATCATAAATGTTGTCATAATAATAATGTTCTCACGGAAAAAGACTCCTAAGTATGCAATGAAGAGGCCGATAAATACTAAACTTAATGCAAAGGTCCGGATTTTATTGATTTTGTTTGAATACTTAATGCTCATTCTCACCACGCTCCTATAACAATAATATAACATAAAATTTAGAATTTTCTATCGTATAGAAATATGGTAAAGTGAAAAGATATGAAATGCAGAAGGAAGGGAGATTATAATGATTTTTGAAACATGTTTTTAAACTTTTAACGGGATGTGAAATTTTTTATAAAAAGTATTGACTATGTATGTACTGCATGATATATTAATAACCGTCGCTGATGCGGAAACGCAGAAAACGATAAAAAAGAAATTAAAAAACTTAGTTGACATCAAAAAACGAAGATGTTAACATAAGGAAGTCGCAATTGAGCGACTAAGTAGTTCTTTGAAAACTGAACGAAACAAACAACGTGAAACGTCAATTTTTATTTTAGATGCTAGACAAACTAACTTTATTGGAGAGTTTGATCCTGGCTCAGGATGAACGCTGGCGGCGTGCCTAATACATGCAAGTCGAGCGGATGGATTAAGAGCTTGCTCTTATGAAGTTAGCGGCGGACGGGTGAGTAACACGTGGGTAACCTGCCCATAAGACTGGGATAACTCCGGGAAACCGGGGCTAATACCGGATAACATTTTGAACCGCATGGTTCGAAATTGAAAGGCGGCTTCGGCTGTCACTTATGGATGGACCCGCGTCGCATTAGCTAGTTGGTGAGGTAACGGCTCACCAAGGCAACGATGCGTAGCCGACCTGAGGGGGTGATCGGCCACACTGGGACTGAGACACGGCCCAGACTCCTACGGGAGGCAGCAGTAGGGAATCTTCCGCAATGGACGAAAGTCTGACGGAGCAACGCCGCGTGAGTGATGAAGGCTTTCGGGTCGTAAAACTCTGTTGTTAGGGAAGAACAAGTGCTAGTTGAATAAGCTGGCACCTTGACGGTACCTAACCAGAAAGCCACGGCTAACTACGTGCCAGCAGCCGCGGTAATACGTAGGTGGCAAGCGTTATCCGGAATTATTGGGCGTAAAGCGCGCGCAGGTGGTTTCTTAAGTCTGATGTGAAAGCCCACGGCTCAACCGTGGAGGGTCATTGGAAACTGGGAGACTTGAGTGCAGAAGAGGAAAGTGGAATTCCATGTGTAGCGGTGAAATGCGTAGAGATATGGAGGAACACCAGTGGCGAAGGCGACTTTCTGGTCTGTAACTGACACTGAGGCGCGAAAGCGTGGGGAGCAAA
This genomic window from Bacillus anthracis str. Vollum contains:
- the perR gene encoding peroxide-responsive transcriptional repressor PerR; translation: MVKEELKEALEMLKNTGVRITPQRHAILEYLVESMTHPTADDIYKALEGKFPNMSVATVYNNLRVFKEVGLVKELTYGDASSRFDYVTSQHYHVICEKCGKIVDFPYGGLEKLEEEAAKTTGFVINSHRLEIYGVCPECHKA
- a CDS encoding YgzB family protein, translating into MSIKYSNKINKIRTFALSLVFIGLFIAYLGVFFRENIIIMTTFMMVGFLAVIASTVVYFWIGMLSTKTVQIICPSCDKPTKMLGRVDACMHCNQPLTMDRDLEGKEFDEKYNKKSYKS